The DNA region AATCACATCCATCTTTTTCTACTCATGGTTGAGTGACCACTTAATCATAATGATCATAGTtagttattatattaaaaaataagacaGTCTTCTCGATTTCTggataaatattaatttttttgaaaaatatatacattttttatccCGAATAAATATTAAAGGCAGTATTGAAAATAGTCTCTATATAGAATGAAAAATATCGCAATAAACTTcgaataattgaaattttattagCTTTTTATACGGCACAACGCGGAAACTAGTCATATTTTATTCGAGAAGCATCCATGGtgcttatatatttgttaCTGCTATCATCTGAAAGTGATTTACTTTAATAGAAAAATGGTGCTAATCTTATGCATTTCAACCAAAGCTCCTCAAATATTCCGGTGGTATGTAAAATGCacttatctatctatctatctatctatctatatatatatatatatatatatgtaattcaATGTACTCTCATCAGAGTTGATGAGGAGCTTCTATTTGGGCGACGAGAAATTTTACGTAAGCGTATTCGAGTGATGGGGAGCTCCCATGTAGGCATCCCTTCGAGTCTCCCATTAAATATACGTAgacttttccaatttttgtCCCATTAAATATTAGTTTCTTTActttaggatttttttttctttccacaaaatatttataagttCTATTGCAAAGATTACCCACGCAATGTGGACTATATGACtagtttattattaatatgTACGAGAGGTTTCCCTATTTCATTCGACTATTCCCCATGACCTTTGTGActtcttttttcggtgtaaACTCTGGTATCCGGAAGCCCAATTGAaccccgactaattcagtcgaacCAAGTGAACCCGCTAAGAAATAAAACTCTCCCATGACCCTTGTgacttcttttattttatcatgagGGTGTCTAAGTTTTAGTCAACTAATTCCACGGCCTATGTGTCGTTGTTTTAGGACAAACATTCAAGCTTGCTTTAATCTCCCATAAGGAATATTCTCAAAtgacatacatacatatatatatatatatattacccataaaaaaacatatatatatatatatatatatatattctatgaATAGTAATATTACAGATAATAATGGGGAGACATATATATCTTAGTTAGTATCATGTTCCTAATATTCAACACAACCCAACCTATAAAGTTTCTTTCTAtcgagtggaaaaaaaaaacgattacattttctaattatatattccAAATGGCCGAAACTATATGCTCAGCCAGAGTGAAAGAAATTGTGTGATTAGAATTGCATTGTTAATTAAATGCACGtaagaagattttttttttttcagtttgtAAGTACTCTAGTATACGAAAACTTAATAGGTTCCGACTAATTTAGTTTGACCGGGGTTGATtcactaagggataaagttTTCTCAGTATTGATTTTCTCAAGTCACAAGGCTTAAATTTGAGACCTCGTTTAAGGGGAACAAGCGTCGAACCGTTTGAATCAACCTATGTTGGTAAATGCACGTAAGAAAAATTGATTGCAAGATATAACGATAACGAAAGATTACGCCTGCCCTACCATCATGAGAACTTGAAATCACTTCAACTTGCCGAAATTTTATTCACACGTCTGGTTACGAGTAAGAATCTATTATATGAAGTTATGAACAATAGCGCACCAAATTATTATGAGCTTCCATGTAATACATAGATTTTATATGGAAGCTATAGAGCCAATACAGTACTTCGAAGTGGCCCCTCATATATCAGTACGCGTGCACTATGCCACCAGCGTTGGATCGACATCTGACAACATTATTTTTCATGAGGCCAAGCACGAGTGTTTGCCTTTGACTCATTCAGAGATGTTGATTGATAATTAGTTAAGGCGTGGTCGCAGACTATCTCTGGCAAGACCTGATTGTCAcacccaagaaaaaaaagagtttagTTAGATATGCATGCATAATGCTTCAATCCAGTAGGCCTTCAGGAATCTACATGAAAAACATTTGGTACGTAAGCCTCATCTTTAccatatacaatatatacGTAAAGGGGCGTGTAGAAAAGCAAACATACAAGGTCAGGACTGCAACTGAAGCAATGTTACTAATAAACATTGTTGAGATTTTTATTCATGCATGAGAGTTGAAAAGCTGCTCTAGAGAGCTTTCAGTTATTTACAAGTACTGCGGCCACTGCCTAGACACCCGATCAAAATATAGCAAATCAAAGTACATAGAGAAACCTCCCTTATGACCGAAAGAAACTACACTGAGAAACATCATAGACACAATACATCCAATAGTGCGACATCATTTCACGCAGTATAGATACATTCGTTTGGCTAGAAACAAGGTTTCAAGCTGATCCACCGCCAGCCTCTCATGTCGATGCCGTGTAGGCATGGGCATCGATATCTTGACTCACGCTGACGAAGAAGTCCATGTATTTGTTGGGAATCGGTGCATCCTCGTTCACCCTCTCATACTCTACGCCCAACTTCGCCACGGAACCCTTGTTCTTTGGGACAACCTTGCATGTTCCCCGGTAGACCTTATACTCGTCAAAAACATCTCCCTCCATGCCGTGGATGGTAACAGTCATGTTGGCATCATCAAACTCCATCTTCTCCTTGAACACAGCTGATTTTCCATCTGCATACGAAATCATAGGATTTTccacaaaatatatatggttATTGATCGTCAAAGTGCCAATATTCTCATGATATATATTGGAAGGACAGCCGGTAAATGGAATCGATGCGGTGTTATGGTTAAGATACATCTGATCCGTGCAATTAAAACCTAATGTATGGTTCTGATTTATCTCAACCACATACTAATGAAGAAGCTTCATTTTGAGAAACTTACAATGACCGTTAGGAAGGAAAATCGCACTGCACGGCTGGACATTATTTACAAATATCATAACATGTCTGATGCATCGGCATCGGGTCGGAGAGACTCGATATCTCATTAATTGACATGGAGCTCTAAGTCAAGGTGCATGTTTAAGTATGGCTAGCTTACCGAGGGTGTAGTTCCAGCGCTTGATAGCTCCATTGGTGTGCCAGTCACCTTCATGAAGAGCTACTGCCTGAATGTTTTTTGACGAAGCAGTGGGGATCTTGTGGGACTCCTTCCTCCACAACTTATAGTAATCAGCTGCACTCGATTTCAGGTCGATATCCTTCTGCAACTTCCCGCGGAGTGCCTCTGGTGATGCCATTGTAACTCTTCGTCTAATGAACTGGTACGTTTCTTTTCctaatatgtatttatatattttatggaTACTGATTACCTGATATTGAGACTCATATTAACAGCAAAATTCCTagatgtgcgcacccgaatttcgtctcgtcggggcacgcaatgCGCGAAGCCTCattgcaacgcggcttgggagtgtccaccttcccggggacgcgcgacggacgcacgtgagaaggagtcgccacttgccattttacgacccgaaagtcgagggccggcaagttacccgggtctaggggtacggggtacacctaaatgctaaggcaatgatcatgcggaatcgaaaattccgaattcgggggttctattacgtgcgggcctacatcccgcacgccctttcggtactctagcttgctaggcttgccgttttgtttatttaccgtatgatttaaggttgcacttgactcgcccgttttgacaccgtaaattcgtaaGCACTCTCAGGCCTTTTCTGCTTATCAACCGGGATCCTTACATTGACCGAATGAAAATACAGGTATGCTTGCATAAATGAAGATACAGACGCTTGTACTGTGTTTTGGATCCGGTTGATTTGCATCAAGCCAAATATTCCTCTCGTGCATGCCGTGAGTCTTGAAGGacc from Punica granatum isolate Tunisia-2019 chromosome 3, ASM765513v2, whole genome shotgun sequence includes:
- the LOC116202047 gene encoding MLP-like protein 328, whose translation is MASPEALRGKLQKDIDLKSSAADYYKLWRKESHKIPTASSKNIQAVALHEGDWHTNGAIKRWNYTLDGKSAVFKEKMEFDDANMTVTIHGMEGDVFDEYKVYRGTCKVVPKNKGSVAKLGVEYERVNEDAPIPNKYMDFFVSVSQDIDAHAYTAST